From the Cloacibacillus sp. genome, the window AATCCATGCCGCCAGTTGTACCTTTACCCGACTGCCAATTACTACGGACAGTTTGCGTGTAAGAGCCTCTAAGCCACCAGACGCTTCAAGGATTGCCACAAATCCGCCAATTATCGTCATCAATATTATTAATTCAGCTGCCCATGCGCTTGTAAGCTGGGCAAAAATATACTTTTTCCACAGATTGACCAGTGCAACATACGGATTACCGCCGGCGGCAATCAATGCCCCCACCATAACGCTGGTAAAAAGAGAAAGAATAACATCCTTTGTTTTGAAAGCCAGAAAAATTGCCAAAAGCGGAGGTATAACTGACAGGAAACCATACTCATTCATTTTTGTTGCTCCCTTCAAGTTGCTCTTATTTTGGTTTGACGTTCTAAAACACAGCAGCATCTAATTACTTAATAATCGTATACTATATTGTGTTCTATAATGTATATACATCTGCGAAGGGATTTTGTCAAGGGACGGCGGAAGCACAATAATAAATGAATCAACGGCAATGTCGCACGGTGATGCAAGGTTTTGTACTGTTAAACATTTGTGGGTATAATTCCCGAACTCTTAGAATTTTTGTGCAGTGTTCATGTTGCCAATATTTATGGTGAACGGCGGGTGAGGTAAAGCAAAGGAAAAAACCAAAACCAGTGTTTGGTGAATATACTGATACCTTGAATAAAGATGAAATGATAAAAACGGAGAATATGGAAAGAATGAACAGGGAGAAAATCTTGTACTTTAGCAGAATCTAGCTAATTTATACAAATCCAATACAAAGCAGATACAAATTCGTGACGCAGACATTTTTAGCAGATATTTTTAATAGGAATAATATGCCAAAGAATATAGAGAACCTTTATCTGCGTCTTATAGATGGCGATATGATCTTATATTAGAAAGGAAAGTAGAAATAAGATTTCAAAAATAACAATAACATAGAGGAGGTATGACGGCCCCCCTTGGTTTACAATTTTGCGA encodes:
- a CDS encoding sodium:proton exchanger — encoded protein: MNEYGFLSVIPPLLAIFLAFKTKDVILSLFTSVMVGALIAAGGNPYVALVNLWKKYIFAQLTSAWAAELIILMTIIGGFVAILEASGGLEALTRKLSVVIGSRVKVQLAAWI